One Prunus dulcis chromosome 8, ALMONDv2, whole genome shotgun sequence DNA window includes the following coding sequences:
- the LOC117637842 gene encoding phenylalanine--tRNA ligase alpha subunit, cytoplasmic, with the protein MAEDAILGYLEKNDHISDSGQFAAERRIDHNEIVNVIKSLHGFKYVDAQDIKRETWVLTDEGKAYTATGSPEVQLFLAIPPEGISKEELQKKLDLSVFKIGCAQAAKNKWVEMGKQLVTRKIQHVDDKVKDLLLQIQEGQAINQDDIKALKARKLIVPQTWKGYSVKKGPNYAPKRKKVATDLTRENLQRGDWKEIEFKEYNFTAKGLPTEGGHLHPLLKVRQQLKDIFRQMGFEEMPTNNYVESSFWNFDALFQPQQHPARDSHDTFFLQAPSTTKELPEDYVQRVKQIHESGGYQSRGYGYDWKREEADKNILRTHTTAVSSRMLYLLAQKPFAPKKYYSIDRVFRNEAVDRTHLAEFHQIEGLVCDRGLTLGDLLGVLHEFFARLGMSKLRFKPAYNPYTEPSMEIFSYHEGFGKWVEVGNSGMFRPEMLLPMGLPEDVRVIAWGLSLERPTMILYGIDNIRDLFGHKVDLGLIKRNPICRLGL; encoded by the exons ATGGCAGAGGACGCGATTCTAGGATACCTGGAGAAAAACGATCATATTTCAGACTCAGGCCAGTTCGCAGCTGAACGCAGAATCGATCACAACGAGATTGTCAACGTTATCAAGAGTCTCCATGGTTTCAAATATGTTGACGCACAG GACATTAAAAGGGAGACGTGGGTGCTTACTGATGAAGGAAAGGCATATACTGCTACTGGATCACCTGAAGTGCAACTGTTCCTGGCCATACCACCAGAGGGTATTTCAAAAGAAGAATTGCAG AAAAAGCTGGATCTATCAGTTTTCAAAATAGGTTGTGCCCAGGCTGCAAAGAATAAATGGGTGGAGATGGGAAAACAACTTGTCACCAGAAAG ATCCAACATGTGGATGACAAAGTCAAAGATTTGCTTTTACAGATACAAGAAGGGCAG GCCATCAACCAAGATGACATTAAGGCTCTCAAAGCAAGAAAGCTTATTGTTCCACA AACGTGGAAGGGCTACTCAGTGAAAAAGGGCCCCAATTATgctccaaaaagaaagaaagttgcTACGGATTTGACTCGAGAGAATCTGCAGAG GGGTGATTGGAAGGAAATAGAGTTCAAAGAGTATAACTTCACCGCTAAAGGTCTGCCTACTGAAGGTGGTCATCTACATCCACTGCTGAAG GTACGACAGCAATTGAAGGATATTTTCAGACAGATGGG GTTTGAGGAGATGCCTACAAACAATTATGTTGAAAGCAG CTTTTGGAACTTTGATGCACTTTTCCAGCCACAACAACACCCTGCCCGAGATTCTCATGATACATTTTTTCTACAAG ctCCTTCAACCACCAAGGAACTGCCTGAAGATTATGTTCAGCGGGTGAAGCAGATTCATGAGTCTGGTGGTTATCAATCCCGAGG ATATGGATATGATTGGAAAAGAGAGGAAGCAGACAAAAATATTTTGCGAACTCACACAACTGCTGTTTCCTCCAGGATGCTGTACTTACTAGCACAG AAACCATTTGCCCCGAAAAAGTACTACTCTATAGATCGTGTATTCAGAAATGAAGCGGTAGATCGAACTCATCTTGCAGAGTTCCACCAGATAGAAG GTTTGGTATGTGATCGAGGGCTTACTCTTGGTGACTTGTTAGGAGTACTCCACGAATTCTTCGCACGTCTGG gCATGTCGAAGTTGCGATTCAAGCCCGCTTATAATCCCTATACTGAGCCTAGCATGGAGATTTTCAG TTATCATGAAGGCTTTGGGAAATGGGTAGAGGTTGGAAATTCTGGCATGTTTAGACCTGAAATGTTGCTTCCTATGGGACTCCCAGAAGATGTTCGTGTTATTGCATGGGGCCTCTCCCTTGAAAG ACCCACCATGATACTCTACGGGATTGACAACATTCGAGATCTTTTTGGACATAAG GTCGATCTTGGTCTCATCAAGAGAAACCCAATATGCCGCCTTGGATTATAG
- the LOC117637401 gene encoding NADH dehydrogenase [ubiquinone] iron-sulfur protein 8, mitochondrial, protein MAAILARKSLQALRSRQLAVPGQALQGSYYYGPRSSSHYFSTIKEDEEREQLAKEISKDWSSVFERSINTLFLTEMVRGLMLTLKYFFEKKVTINYPFEKGPLSPRFRGEHALRRYPTGEERCIACKLCEAICPAQAITIEAEEREDGSRRTTRYDIDMTKCIYCGFCQEACPVDAIVEGPNFEFSTETHEELLYDKEKLLENGDRWETEIAENLRSESLYR, encoded by the exons ATGGCTGCGATCTTAGCTCGCAAGTCCCTTCAGGCTCTCCGCTCCAGGCAGCTC GCTGTACCAGGGCAAGCCTTGCAGGGTTCTTACTACTATGGACCGCGTTCCAGTTCACATTACTTCTCCACTATAAAAG AGGATGAGGAAAGAGAGCAACTCGCAAAGGAGATTTCAAAGGACTGGAGTTCTG TCTTTGAGCGAAGCATAAACACATTGTTCCTCACTGAAATGGTTCGAGGTCTGATGCTGACGCTTAAGTacttttttgagaaaaaagttACT ATCAATTATCCATTTGAGAAGGGCCCTTTGAGTCCTCGTTTTCGCGGTGAACATGCCCTACGGCGATATCCTACGGGAGAAGAGCGTTGCATTGCATGCAAGCTTTGCGAAGCT ATATGTCCGGCGCAGGCAATCACAATTGAGGCTGAGGAACGAGAAGATGGTAGCCGTAGGACTACTAG GTATGACATTGACATGACAAAGTGCATCTACTGTGGATTCTGTCAAGAGGCATGCCCTGTTGATGCCATTGTAGAAGGACCaaactttgaattttcaacAGAGACTCATGAG GAGCTTCTTTATGACAAAGAAAAGCTGCTCGAGAATGGAGACCGATGGGAGACTGAGATTGCTGAGAACCTCAGATCCGAAAGCCTCTACCGCTGA
- the LOC117638449 gene encoding laccase-11-like → MAKTNSFCWGSSALLFLCLVGFFSTPAKAALKTYQFDVQVKNVSRLCHSKPIVTVNGMFPGPTVYAREGDTLLVNVTNHAQYNMSIHWHGLKQYRNGWADGPAYITQCPIKTGHSYTYNITITGQRGTLWWHAHIFWLRATVYGAIVILPKQGTGFPFLQPYQEANIVLGEWWNNDVEEVVKQGNKLGLPPNMSDAHTINGKPGPLFPCSEKHTYALEVEQGKTYLLRIINAALNDELFFAIAGHNLTVVEIDAVYTKPFTSQAILIAPGQTTNVLVQANQVPGRYFMAARPFMDAPVSIDNKTATGILQYKGIPNTVQPVLPQLPALNNTAFALSFNAKLRSLNTAQFQASVPLKVDRHLFYTIGLGINQCTTCLNGTQLTASLNNITFVMPQIGLLQAHYFNTKGVFTTDFPDRPPTPFNYTGAPLTANLGTKLGTRLSKLAFNSTVELVLQDTNLLTVESHPFHLHGYNFFVVGTGVGNFDPKKDPAKYNLVDPPERNTIGVPTGGWVALRFRADNPGVWFMHCHLELHTSWGLKTAFVVENGKDSDHSVLPPPTDLPPC, encoded by the exons ATGGCAAAAACCAACAGTTTCTGCTGGGGTTCTTCTGCACTTCTCTTCTTATGCTTAGTTGGGTTCTTTTCCACTCCGGCAAAAGCCGCTTTGAAGACATACCAATTCGAT gTTCAAGTGAAGAATGTGAGTAGGTTGTGCCATTCTAAGCCAATTGTTACAGTAAATGGGATGTTCCCTGGACCTACAGTTTATGCTAGAGAAGGGGATACACTTCTTGTCAATGTTACCAACCATGCACAATACAATATGTCAATTCATTG GCATGGGTTAAAGCAATATAGAAATGGGTGGGCAGATGGGCCTGCCTATATCACCCAATGTCCTATCAAGACTGGACATAGTTACACCTACAATATCACTATAACAGGGCAAAGAGGAACTCTATGGTGGCATGCACATATTTTCTGGCTAAGAGCCACTGTGTATGGAGCAATTGTCATCTTGCCTAAACAAGGGACTGGTTTTCCATTTCTTCAGCCATACCAGGAGGCTAATATTGTCTTAG GAGAATGGTGGAATAACGACGTTGAAGAGGTTGTTAAACAAGGAAACAAACTGGGATTGCCACCAAATATGTCAGATGCACACACCATCAATGGGAAGCCAGGGCCTCTCTTTCCATGTTCTGAAAAAC ATACCTATGCATTGGAGGTTGAACAGGGAAAGACGTATCTGCTACGAATCATCAATGCTGCACTCAATGATGAGCTATTCTTTGCCATTGCTGGTCACAATTTGACAGTGGTAGAAATTGATGCAGTCTACACCAAACCATTCACATCTCAAGCAATACTAATAGCACCAGGCCAGACCACGAATGTTCTCGTTCAAGCCAACCAAGTGCCCGGAAGATATTTCATGGCTGCTAGGCCATTCATGGACGCACCGGTTTCCATTGACAACAAAACTGCCACTGGAATACTGCagtacaaaggcatcccaaaTACTGTGCAGCCAGTTCTTCCCCAACTTCCGGCACTCAATAACACAGCTTTTGCATTGAGCTTCAATGCCAAGCTAAGAAGTCTAAACACAGCACAGTTCCAGGCCAGTGTACCTCTTAAAGTTGATCGACATCTCTTTTACACGATCGGGTTGGGAATCAACCAATGCACCACTTGCCTGAATGGAACACAGCTCACTGCTTCTTTAAACAATATCACATTTGTGATGCCCCAAATTGGGCTGCTTCAAGCTCATTATTTCAATACCAAGGGAGTATTTACCACAGATTTCCCAGACCGCCCTCCAACACCTTTCAATTACACTGGTGCACCACTCACTGCCAACCTTGGCACTAAACTAGGCACCCGGCTTAGCAAACTTGCCTTCAATTCAACAGTTGAGTTGGTGCTACAAGACACCAATCTTCTCACAGTGGAGTCCCATCCTTTCCACCTTCATGGTTacaatttctttgttgttggGACCGGAGTTGGGAACTTCGACCCCAAAAAGGACCCGGCAAAGTATAACTTGGTGGATCCTCCCGAAAGAAACACAATCGGAGTTCCTACCGGTGGTTGGGTTGCCCTAAGGTTCAGGGCTGATAATCCAG GTGTCTGGTTCATGCACTGCCATTTGGAGCTCCATACCAGCTGGGGTTTGAAGACTGCATTCGTGGTGGAAAATGGGAAAGACTCAGATCACTCTGTCTTGCCTCCACCTACAGACCTTCCACCTTGTTAG
- the LOC117638450 gene encoding NAC domain-containing protein 83-like: protein MAHHQNVPLGFRFHPTDKEIVGSFLHTLLVDRNPLMPPYSYFIRACNLFGNKLEPSEIWNKYGGPQLVDQDLYFLSGLKKLTPKRMDRSIGHGGTWSETESFKLIEDDNGNPNPIGRKRKFRYENKGSEEHTWWLLDEYSLFVGPKNDYNDRSYDFDFVICRMRKNDRALSKEINLKRSSQDQVQKKRSTNKKMKKDHQMGSTEESSSLVQQGHSSSITGGELVVSYDDVDPNDLTFFENNPIFNIEQILCETKVENACSPSNFENVNSSYSKWTESYMEELMACI from the coding sequence atgGCACATCATCAGAATGTGCCGTTAGGTTTCCGTTTCCACCCCACTGATAAAGAGATTGTGGGTTCCTTTCTCCACACCTTGTTGGTCGACAGAAATCCTTTGATGCCGCCGTACAGTTACTTCATCCGTGCCTGCAATCTCTTCGGCAACAAGTTAGAGCCTTCGGAGATTTGGAACAAGTACGGAGGGCCTCAACTTGTTGATCAAGACTTGTATTTCCTTTCCGGGCTCAAGAAGTTAACACCGAAGCGCATGGATCGTAGCATTGGCCACGGCGGTACGTGGAGTGAAACTGAATCCTTCAAACTCATTGAGGACGACAATGGAAACCCGAACCCCATTGGCCGAAAACGAAAATTCCGCTATGAGAATAAAGGGTCCGAGGAGCACACATGGTGGTTACTGGATGAATATAGTCTTTTTGTTGGTCCCAAGAATGACTACAATGATCGTAGTTACGATTTCGATTTCGTGATTTGTCGAATGAGGAAGAACGATAGGGCCTTGAGTaaggaaataaatttaaagcgtTCATCACAAGATCAAGTACAAAAAAAGAGGAGCacaaacaaaaagatgaaaaaagaTCATCAAATGGGATCAACGGAAGAATCATCATCACTTGTACAACAAGGCCACTCTTCTAGTATAACTGGTGGTGAACTTGTGGTCTCTTATGATGATGTTGATCCGAATGATCTGACATTCTTCGAGAACAATCCTATCTTCAACATTGAACAAATACTTTGTGAAACCAAAGTAGAGAATGCTTGCAGCCCAAGTAACTTTGAGAATGTCAACAGCAGCTACTCTAAATGGACTGAATCATATATGGAAGAGCTCATGGCTTGTATCTAA
- the LOC117636310 gene encoding uncharacterized protein LOC117636310 isoform X1, with translation MASFCRSALMAGSRSIARSRTLSQSSLNSLNPAAMSSPFASATRTIPCATSFVSVLGSMESMMPLHSAIASARLKSNIAVDSTCWSCLSQGLASPL, from the exons ATGGCTTCCTTCTGCAGATCAGCTCTAATGGCCGGCTCGAGATCCATAGCTCGCTCAAGAACCCTCAGCCAGAGCTCCCTAAACTCCCTAAACCCTGCAGCCATGTCGTCTCCATTTGCTTCGGCCACCAGAACCATCCCTTGCGCTACAAG CTTTGTTTCGGTATTGGGAAGCATGGAATCAATGATGCCACTTCACAGTGCCATTGCTTCTGCTCGGCTCAAATCCAACATTGCTGTCGATTCCACCTGCTGGAGCTGCCTTTCTCAAG GTCTTGCATCACCGTTGTGA
- the LOC117636310 gene encoding uncharacterized protein LOC117636310 isoform X3, which produces MASFCRSALMAGSRSIARSRTLSQSSLNSLNPAAMSSPFASATRTIPCATSFVSVLGSMESMMPLHSAIASARLKSNIAVDSTCWSCLSQEAAVPR; this is translated from the exons ATGGCTTCCTTCTGCAGATCAGCTCTAATGGCCGGCTCGAGATCCATAGCTCGCTCAAGAACCCTCAGCCAGAGCTCCCTAAACTCCCTAAACCCTGCAGCCATGTCGTCTCCATTTGCTTCGGCCACCAGAACCATCCCTTGCGCTACAAG CTTTGTTTCGGTATTGGGAAGCATGGAATCAATGATGCCACTTCACAGTGCCATTGCTTCTGCTCGGCTCAAATCCAACATTGCTGTCGATTCCACCTGCTGGAGCTGCCTTTCTCAAG AAGCTGCAGTTCCTCGGTGA
- the LOC117636310 gene encoding uncharacterized protein LOC117636310 isoform X2: MASFCRSALMAGSRSIARSRTLSQSSLNSLNPAAMSSPFASATRTIPCATSFVSVLGSMESMMPLHSAIASARLKSNIAVDSTCWSCLSQGLLDSS; encoded by the exons ATGGCTTCCTTCTGCAGATCAGCTCTAATGGCCGGCTCGAGATCCATAGCTCGCTCAAGAACCCTCAGCCAGAGCTCCCTAAACTCCCTAAACCCTGCAGCCATGTCGTCTCCATTTGCTTCGGCCACCAGAACCATCCCTTGCGCTACAAG CTTTGTTTCGGTATTGGGAAGCATGGAATCAATGATGCCACTTCACAGTGCCATTGCTTCTGCTCGGCTCAAATCCAACATTGCTGTCGATTCCACCTGCTGGAGCTGCCTTTCTCAAG GGCTTCTCGATTCAAGCTGA
- the LOC117637178 gene encoding uncharacterized protein At1g01500-like, whose amino-acid sequence MGNFYEASNGQLVVRQSNYQPCIKVSLPWLDVRVFYVRISKCEIDDSAPEFLTVNHIPLDPDTLLEVNGVRTSINSDGATTLLRRDRLDKKSEEATFVSTDSIRMTGSVKFEVFDKDVVVLSGVLELCNSNGFNAETDHLGQRWSMNCESYISASSGFFKGKQFTGAESASPLIEVYIAGSFSGTPIILTKTLQLGLWKKHVRKGLLDSIPEYEATENQRNNPSRFDFQESEYSYYKPENGENMYWGTAYLEGEDGELSWFNAGVRVGVGIGLSICVGVGIGVGLLIRTYQGTTRNFRRQLL is encoded by the exons ATGGGTAATTTTTATGAGGCATCAAATGGCCAACTTGTTGTGAGGCAATCCAACTACCAACCCTGCATCAAGGTATCACTACCCTGGCTTGATGTAAGAGTCTTTTATGTTAGAATTAGCAAATGCGAGATCGATGATTCTGCTCCAGAATTCCTCACAGTAAATCATATTCCATTGGATCCTGATACCCTTCTTGAAGTCAATGGTGTTAGAACTAGCATAAATTCAGATGGGGCAACAACCCTTCTTCGAAGGGACCGGTTAGATAAGAAGTCTGAAGAAGCTACATTTGTGAGCACTGACAGTATAAGAATGACTGGAAGTGTAAAGTTTGAGGTTTTCGATAAAGATGTTGTTGTGCTATCTGGGGTTTTAGAACTGTGTAATAGTAATGGTTTCAATGCAGAAACAGATCACCTTGGCCAGAGATGGAGCATGAATTGTGAATCTTATATAAGTGCAAGCAGTGGCTTCTTTAAAGGAAAGCAATTTACCGGTGCAGAATCTGCTTCACCTTTAATTGAGGTATACATCGCGGGGTCCTTCTCGGGCACTCCAATAATTTTAACAAAGACTTTGCAGCTTGGCCTTTGGAAGAAGCATGTGAGGAAAGGGTTGTTGGATTCCATACCAGAGTATGAGGCAACTGAAAACCAGAGGAACAATCCGTCTAGATTTGATTTTCAG GAGTCGGAATACTCATATTACAAAccagaaaatggagaaaacaTGTACTGGGGGACAGCATATTTAGAAGGTGAAGATGGAGAGCTTTCATGGTTCAATGCTGGTGTGAGAGTGGGTGTTGGGATTGGCTTGAGCATATGTGTCGGGGTTGGCATTGGAGTTGGGTTGCTCATACGAACCTACCAAGGCACCACCCGGAACTTTAGAAGGCAGCTACTGTAA
- the LOC117636490 gene encoding BTB/POZ domain-containing protein At1g63850-like produces the protein MVTGGASKKRQRAVHPANSPTASSSSRPCAAVIIDSDSKRPTHPNPNPNPFPKPSPTAPHSFNDPSSADVLLRLFVDPSPLDPPATSFSTSPTAQPQDDVVLHLHAHALRRCKYFAALLSDRWQRHPQKDAVRNISLRVPPTPGAMDTRIALLELLYNSDLASAITTVSAALDLLPVASELIFEDCVRFCLRFLEAVPWTQDEETRVLALIPHLSEDEAKDLMARVSGAPDSSEEMLYGLILAVTHNQSMAFVKAFVAKLLREFGSRELVERVMDRAFQTTFKVVKEAMEEYTSPGVRGNHDETEAIQRINLHTAMTNGKHLLWLVERMIELQVAESAVKEWSEQPAFTADLQRAFRDDAWRNIVPSLPSVLLRCTSRLVNAVATGTILVAAQVRKKLVKDWLPVLIVCKDNNASPLTPSNKPLYLDLEETFLRIISTLPMPDAQELLQQCLSFSTRNVEDCPHLVTAFNTWFRRATHPPQAQNLY, from the exons ATGGTAACCGGTGGTGCCTCCAAAAAGCGGCAACGCGCCGTACACCCCGCCAACTCACCTACCGCCAGCAGCTCCAGCCGCCCTTGCGCTGCCGTCATCATCGACTCCGACTCCAAACGACCCACCCATCCGAACCCGAACCCGAACCCATTTCCCAAACCCAGCCCAACCGCTCCCCACTCCTTCAACGACCCTTCCTCCGCCGACGTTCTCCTCCGCCTCTTCGTCGACCCCTCCCCTCTCGACCCCCCAGCGACGTCGTTTTCTACCTCCCCCACCGCCCAGCCCCAAGACGACGTCGTTCTCCACCTCCACGCCCACGCCCTCCGCCGCTGCAAGTACTTCGCCGCCCTCTTATCCGACCGATGGCAGCGCCACCCCCAAAAAGACGCCGTCCGCAACATCAGCCTGCGGGTCCCACCGACCCCTGGCGCCATGGATACCCGCATTGCCCTCCTCGAACTCCTCTACAACTCCGACCTCGCTTCGGCCATAACCACCGTATCGGCCGCGCTCGACCTTCTCCCTGTCGCTTCCGAGCTCATCTTCGAGGACTGCGTCCGATTCTGCCTTCGCTTCCTCGAGGCGGTTCCATGGACGCAAGACGAAGAAACCCGAGTTCTCGCCCTAATCCCTCATTTGAGCGAAGACGAAGCCAAAGACCTCATGGCTAGGGTTTCGGGAGCTCCCGATTCGAGCGAGGAGATGCTGTACGGCCTCATCCTGGCCGTGACTCACAACCAGAGCATGGCGTTCGTCAAGGCCTTCGTCGCGAAGCTGCTGCGCGAGTTCGGGTCCAGAGAGCTGGTCGAGCGGGTTATGGATCGGGCGTTTCAGACCACCTTCAAGGTCGTCAAGGAGGCCATGGAGGAGTACACGAGCCCTGGAGTCCGTGGCAACCATGACGAGACCGAGGCCATCCAGAGGATCAACCTCCACACGGCCATGACCAACGGCAAGCACCTTCTGTGGCTCGTCGAGAGGATGATCGAGCTCCAAGTCGCTGAGTCCGCCGTGAAGGAGTGGAGCGAACAGCCGGCTTTCACCGCGGATTTGCAGAGGGCGTTTCGGGACGACGCGTGGAGGAATATCGTCCCGAGCCTCCCTAGCGTCTTGCTTCGCTGCACTTCGAGGCTGGTCAATGCGGTCGCTACTGGTACCATTTTGGTTGCTGCTCAG gtgcgaaagaagcttgtcaaagaTTGGCTTCCAGTTCTGATTGTTTGCAAAGACAATAATGCTTCACCTCTGACACCGAGTAACAAACCACTGTACTTGGATCTGGAAGAGACATTCCTCAGAATCATCTCTACACTGCCTATGCCAGATGCACAGGAGTTGCTGCAGCAATGCCTCAGCTTCTCTACCCGAAATGTTGAGGACTGCCCTCACTTGGTCACAGCATTCAACACCTGGTTCCGCCGTGCGACTCATCCTCCTCAGGCACAGAATCTTTATTAG